The nucleotide sequence ttttgaagctttcaactaaggtaaagtggggtaattccgatggcaaaattcaaaatcttagcaatttctcattttttggatttcctgtacattttggggcaaaaatgatgtaacaactttattcctacattcttcagctacacattgactatattgaagagtgatttgtgtaaAGGCTTCATACATGGAAggttgagttatcagaattaccctaaaaatggggtaattccgataacgagttttataaggaaaggaattctcccagggtaattccgagccagtaatgttgaaatatactgtcaaaacccctaatttcggacagggtacgtaatttcggacacttgaTGTTTTCGCTATTTTAATGATAAGAACTAAGGGTACAAGTAAAAGTGAACACTTCTTCTATTAGTTTAGATCACGGACAATCTCCCTGatgtaagaattttcattttacgctATTTCTTTGGTCATTAAAATGAACTTCACAAAGTGCTTCATATAAAGAGTGAGGAAAAAGTTATTCACGGCGTCTATCCAAATGCTTTCATAACCATGAAAATCGCTCTAAAATATCAAGAAGTCactggtaattaaaaataaaattcattcctcaaattttacgttttgtttctattatttaaatcctaaaaactgaaaaagtcgcgaaacggatcattatttcggacactttggATCACGCATTACTGAGTTTGGAAGGGTAACACTGATGCACttgcaaatgtgtatttttcgagttcaATGGTATTTTTATCAAGTGTTTTTAGTTTTGATGAAGAATTGcactattatttcactcattttctaaaaaccatactgaaaagtAAAAGATCTGAGCcgtaaaatcatcaacaaggagtttgataagaaattgttcaatgttaccaacttatttttctaaCAAGAAAGTGTATAATGAGAGTGCTGaacatttccttgaaaaatcttttttttctacatttcacATCATGATTCGAGCTGTTTTTGATTGGAGTCGTTTTTCAGgggtaaataatttctttttcaactaaaattttcgagttcccacgttaaagaaaaagtgtccgaaattagggtaccttggatctaatttcggacacttttcgaattcaaattaaacaaacaaaatcacgtaaaattaataaattgatgCTCAAAAACTGTTCACATGGTGACATTCTATGAGAATGTCAGAATGTGAAGACAAACACCAAGTTGAATCGCTCGTTTTAAAGCCTTTtacgaaaaacatgaaaaaggtGTCCGGAAATTAGGGGGTTTGACAgtaccatttattgcatatttaggtttttatttcatgtaaattgaatctcattagaacaaaaattaaaatttttttacaaataggcatttttgaggcataatttttgaaaactagaccaactagagaaaaatgccccgttttgaggattttctttgataatttcgaccccctaaaactgtaatacatcaaaacagagaaaaaaacattgcaagaCAATTTTGCTGGTGCTATTGGAATTACCCCgcggcatgaaaaatgatctacatgtttaataattcaatgccaccaaacaaataattataaaagcaaaatcaaaagaggtactgacactttaacacgtattcatcaaatatcagtttctaaacagaatttttcaacaagttttgaacgataaaaacgagtttcaaaagtgcactgttttttgcagcaaaggatttgggcattcagattttgaacactgtacagacttgacaaaacagagcagatgaaccatctgatcattaatgggtgtaggttagcactaaaactacctactttcttcatcatttgggccaaaatgtgttttccaacaaagctagggcttgctatcggaattaccccactttaccttacttttaggaaatttcaattttccaaaaaacgccataaaacctttcaaaaagtcgccggaggctccaaaatgacttaaaatactcctgcagttgacttcgtagcgtattgaaattagtttgcagaatgaatttcggctttccatttccattcaAGATGAAATCTTGggaactttcaagtttcaaaaatctactggaggcctcagtaattttctaaaagtcggtggaggctccaaaacgacttgaaatccaccaacagttgacttcgtagcgtattgatgttagtttgcaaaattaatttcgactttccaactccgttagatgaaattttgtgggaatttcgagtttcaaaaatctgctgtagactccagaactgctcaaaatggtttgaaagcgtttccaatcgatttggaaggttgaaaataggaaatatttaaaattgaaactttctaggttatttcaaaaatgtgctggagactccagaaatttccaaaaaatcgctgaaggcACTAAAATGACTCAAATTTACCAGAATTCGATTCAAcaacgtgtttaagttggaatttcggttttccaattgcgtctgatcaaatcaaatcaaatcgtttgtcagaattccaagtttcataaatctgctagaggcttccggaatttaaaaaagtcactggaggctccaaaacgacttgatatATCCATCTACAGTtcacttcatagcgtattgaaattagttttcaaaataaattccaatttttttactccatttggtgagatttgaaaatttttccatttgaaaatctgctggaggctccaggaatctccaaaaagtcgctagaggctccaaaacgacttaaaatccaccaatagttgacttcgtagcgttttgaaattagtttgcagactgaatttcggctttccatctccatttgatgaaattttgtgggaatttcgagtttcaaaaatctgctggagactccagaactgctcaaaacggtttgaaactgttcccaatcgatttgacatgtcgaaaatagggtatatcccaaatttcagctttcttggtcaatttggtaaaatttttatttttccttcatttttgggctaaatgtgattttcaaaaattcaccaaaaatcgaaaaaggcactttagcacttgaaattttgacaggtgaattgaaaactcactggaggctccaaaattacctaaaaaatagCAGTAAGTTGGAATGAGGAGAGACAGAAAGTCACACTGGTTCATTTTGCTTGAAAGAAAATGTTTTACTTAAAAAACCGCCatcaaaatagattttttgaattttcaaaaattcgctaaaaatccaaaaatgatttttaacatctaaaattttgattacgaaGGTTTTAGGACCTGCTCTCTCGATCAAGtttgatttcattcaaatgGAGGGCTCTAATTCAAAAGGTTCCTTTCTCAGAAACATGAAACACGTcaatttgttgattttaaatttaattcagTCGTAAAATTAACATGATTTTTTGGTAGGTGAGATTTGCAATGTTCCTATAAACCTATAAGTATAAATCAATTCTACAAATAATTCATATGAACGTTTTCTTCACGTCCAAAAATATGAGAAGCTGTGAATTTAAATTCCTGGCTCAATATTATACAGATCATCTGATAGATACATTCACgatttaaaaagagaaaaaattcattactatCAAGTTAACGCATCTGAaataaatttaggtaggtacatagttggCCGCGATGTGTAGATTACACGAAAGGTTATCGAATTGAGGAAACGGAAGGAATCATCATTCGATCAGTTACACGTCTACcgatcacaaaaaatgatttctgattgaaaatgttataaaatattacaaaaaatatgtgatttttctACGAAATTCCCTGCTTTTTCGAATCAACCCAATGGTCGGATTGGGAAACGatgagtcaaatttgaaaaacttttttttaattaactCAAAGTTTCGTTATGAAGATATTACTTTTACTGGTGAGTAAATTTATCTACTAACAATACCTAAACCTACATACTCTCACATATTAGATCTCTATAAATGTAATCTAAGCAATCATAGTTCCATTTGTTTTATGGAATTTCTGAATTAAAATCTGTAAATTCCTTCCTAatatttccttcaaaaaatacctgagaaaaattttaaagtaatgTCTACCTTATTGAAAATCTACGGTGGGGATCTGGAGGCattattcaagtacctaccattCTGAGATGATGGCGTGAAACTAACGTAGTCATTTTGAAGTCCAAAAAGCCAACAGGTACAGGATCATTTTCAAATGGCAAACGTACCAAACGTGGATAAAAATCCAATACTTTCTTCTCGATGAACCCTGCAATGCATTGTTTGATTAAAACTGTAGCATTTCATTTACGCCATAGGATTCGTAGCTAATTTACAAATATACGAAAATTCCAAACGAAGCTTCCGTTACCTTCAAAGTACATCTCATCTCGCTGAAACATCGATTTGAAACCGTACAGAGCGAAATAAGTTGCCTAGCGAACTAGCAAAGGCAAAATCAACAGTGAAATCGGAGTGGCCACGAATGGAAATATTCCATACATTCGGTTCATTGTAATTCTTcattcttcaaagttcaaattaccTGAAAATCATACCAActttaaaattaatcaattatcGATGTTGATTCTCTCGAGTGAGACTTATCAATACACGATTAATCATAGCGAAGATTGGAGATTCTTTAATAAAACCCCAGCGTAGAATTTTATCAACGAACGAACAGCCAGAACGAATTTATTACTTCgcaaattaattgaaaaaacaaagtaGCATCGGTCAAACTTACTTGCACAATAATGATATTTTGACTCCACACACCGGAATACCATTAGAAAAATGCGAATCTTCGACATCGGAATTTTTCCTCCAAACTTGCAACtccttgaaaaacaaaaaagtaacgaagatgaaaaaaactggACATATGCATTGTCAATAAATCAACTTGTCTTAATATTCTTAAATTATGCTATAAAATATTCGGATATCGCAATAATAGGTGTACGAATAAATGCTCAGCTCGGATTGACTTTTCACCTGTTTTCAGGTATTGAAATGTTTCATTTACTCGAAAATCACCATCGTCGATTGCATTCACGAATCAGAAATACGAGATGTTTCTCTAGCACAAGTGGAAGCTGAGGAAAACAGCCTAGACGGAATTTCAAACCAAGGATGTTTTCGAATAAAACGCGAACTCTCAATACACGATGATCTTCCACTGTTTGAGGCAGGAAATCTGGATCGATCACCCAGACGTAAACGAGCTTCGATAGAGAAGAAAAACAAGATATTTTTCCGCCGACGAAAGAAAAAACTACAAAGGAAGAGTAAAATACGAAAAAGTCTACTGAAAAGGGGGAAATTCACCACAGCGACGCCTTACAGGCATATGAAGAAATACGCCAGAGGAAAAGGCAAACTAGTCAGACCACCTGGATTAAAGTATAGAAAAGGATACCGATTCAATACgttcaaaaaaacacaagatGTCGCTTTGGGTATCGGAGCAGGTGGCAGTGCATCGGCCAAAAAAAGTCCACCCAAGAAAAGACCTCCAATTCATGTACGTGATTATGAAAGAGCTCGAGCTACTCGGAAAGCTGCCCGAGGTAGGGCAGGTGAACGCAAAGCACGGGGTGAAAAAGATCCTAAACAAGAGAGAGCAGGAGGTAAGCGTAAAAAAGGAGGTCGTTTCTCAACTCCTGGACCTGATGAGCCTCAGGGAGATTATTACGATGAAGATTTTGGCAATGATAATGATGTAGGTGAAGATTCGTATTCATTACCCAAACAACCCAAGGCACCCAAAGGAGGTACTTTTGGCAGAATCACCAAAACGTATCCTTGGGGAAATGTAACCAAGCAAAAGAAATCCGCTAAAACCATCAAGAAAGACTCCATATCTACTGACTACAGCGACGAAGATAATACCCTGCTTCTGTCTGACGAAGAACAATTGACTGATATTTCTTCAGAAATAGAAGCCCTCAGATCTGATATATCGGATGAGCGACCCAAACATCGTAAAAATGCTAGTTCATCCGAATACGAGCAGTATAGCTATGCTGAAGATGATTCGGCAATTGTCCAAGGAGATATTGCATCCGAGGATAGGTCAATACGTGTTTCATGGCCGCCAGATTCGAATTTAGATCAATCCAAAATTAAGAAACAGGACGCTGCAGTGGAACGTATCTTGAAAGGGAAGAAATCCAAAGTAAGGCCACAAAAGACAACTTTATTAGGGAAAATAGACTACGATGAATCCGAAATTGATAAACTCGACGCTGAGGTGGAACGTGCcttcaaaaagaagaaatccaAAGCACGTGGTAAAGAAAGCTCAGAATACGATGATCCTTTCTTGGAACTTGATGCAGGTTACAGAGATGAAACATCTTATGACTCCATTCCTAGTACAAAGTCAGGCAAACAAAAAGGTCAAAAGTCGAAAACTAAACCAAAAGCTAAAAAagctaaaaccaaaaaatcagaTAAATCTAAGCCAATGACTGAATCAGAAGAATTAGAAATTAATGATGAAACCGAATATGATGATGAAGATGCTGAACATGCTGAACCTAAATATGCGCCAAAGTCTGGAACTGAAACCgaaaatgatgatgaagaatTATATTCTGATGAAGGAACAGATACCGAGTACTATGATTCCGATGACTATGAAACAGATTCTGATGCAGAAACATATGATTCTGAAGAAGGAACAGATGATACTGATGAAGAAACAGCTGATACTGTTGAAGAAACAGCTGATACTGTTGAAGCAACAGACACTGATAAAGAAACAGGCGACACAAGCCACGATGGTGGGAATGAATTTGATCCCTTTTACACCCGTGTGGAAACATCTACTCCACTAAGAAGAATACCAACTTGGAAAAGGAcacaaagttcaaatttaaaacaagaaacattATACGAAGAATACACAGATACTGATGATGACAAGAAAAAGTCTAAGCAATCCACAACGCctaaaaaacttccaaaaacatctcaaaaaatacCTTCACCTTCGTCCAAAAAAGGCCATGAAACTTCAACTGATGAATCAGATGAGTACACATCTGAAGAATATTCCGACCAAGAATCATCTGATACtcacaagttgaaaaaacacacTTCAAAACCAAAAGGCCATGAAACCTCAACTTATGAATCAGATGAGTACAAATCTGAAGAATATTATGACCAAGAATCATCATCTGATActgataagttgaaaaaaaagacttcaAAACCAAAAGGCCATGAAACCTCAACTTATGAATCAGATGAATACAATTCTGAAGAATATTATGACCCAAAATCATCTGATActgataagttgaaaaaaaagacttcaAAACCAAAAGACCATAAAACCTCAATTCATGAGTCAGACGAGTACAAatctgaagaaatgaaaaaaaagacttcaaaaccaaataaaatctccaaaaaagaCACCAAAACACAAGCTAAAAAAATACCACCAAAACCTAAACATCCATCCAAAAACAGTCATGAAACATCCACCTATGAATCAGATGAATATGAAAGTAAAGAGTACTCTGAATCAGAATCATCTCATTCTGATAAAAACAAGCAAATAAAAATCTCTTCCAAACCCAGCCTTAATTCTAAAAACAATCCAAAAACATCAGCAGCAAAAGTAACTTCAAAAGTGAAATCTACCtcaagaaaaaatcaagtgatTTCGGATCATGAATCAGAATACACCTCAGAGGAACACACTGACTCTGAGTATGAATCTGATAAGAGCTTTCAGGAGACCACAAAATTGAAACAggataagaaatcaaaaaaagttaccaCTGGAAAAACAGCAacgaaaaagaatcaaaaatctaaaaagggTCATGAAACATCAATGAACGAATCAGAAAAAGATTCTGATTACAGCAGTGATTATTATTCTGACGATAATAATGATGTGAAAAATCTTGGAACAAAGGATCTGAAAGTAACACCATCAGGAAAGCCCACTCATAAAACTTCCCTTGACaccacaaaatcaaaaaaagacaTAAAAACATCACCTTCATCAGAAAAAACAACTCTCAAAAAAGATACAGTTACAAAAAGTCAAGCATCCAATAAAATCATACAACGTGAGAAATATTTACCCAATCAAATCACATCAGGAAAACCATCACTAAAAACCACCATTAAGGAGAAACAAATGGCTGAAAAAAGCACTAAAAAATCACACGAAGTGGAAGAATCAGAATACAATTCTAAACTAACATCATACGAAGACAGCTCTGATGAAATCAATCATCAGGACAAAGATTCTCCAAAACGAGTCAGTTTTTCTGATGAAGGTATCAAGAAAACTACGAATGAAAGCCATGAAATACCCCATGATGAATCAGAGCAATTAAACTCAATAACCCCTCATGCAGATGATTATCCAGAATCTGAAGGATCCTCCAATGATGAAACAAAACCAATGGCTGCTTCACAAAGTCAAaccactttaaaaataaaaagaacaaAGAAGGGTTTTACAACTTTACCCACTACCACTACACCGTTCAACTCTGAAGAAGCTTTTAAAAAGATATCATCCAAGGCTGCCGCCATAACAAAAAAGCACGTGTTCGTTTATGATACAAAAAAGAAAGCTTATGGTCTGGTTCGAGCAGACTTACTACACTCCCCAAAAACATCTCAACCAATTTCAAGTCAATCAACCACTCAACCTTGCTCTCCTACAGTAAATTCCCTATCTACTACACCTCATTCAGAAACTGAAAATCCTGATCAACCGACATCTCCTCATAAGActgaaaaaacactcaaaaaacgAGTCATTCGTAAAAAGAACCGACCTCGGAATTAAGAAGTGCTCCaactgaattgaattttcagacaTGGTCACAAATATCCAAAGACATGTCACAAACCACCAAAAAGATACAGAATGCTGATGGAAAACCCTCATAAAACCTTTAGCGAAGTTCACATGATCTACTTAGCTTAAATAGGTACTGTGTGACTGACTTCAAAAGTAAATCCCTGATGACAGTCAGATGACTAACAATATTCCACTGTTGATGAAATCACATTCAATTGTAGTCTCCGTCAGCTTATAGCGATTAcctgtaaattaaaaaatctcaccTGCTTCAGAATCACTTTGTTGTGATATCATTTTgtggaacaaatttttttttatacttttaatgTGTTATTTTGATATACGTCTTGTAGTTTTAATATAGCATTCAAATACGTAAGAACTTGAAACTGTTGTGCTGATCCTCTGCTCTGATtttaaaatccagaaaaatctgTCATTTGTCTACAATAAAATTGTCTGTAGTTACAGTCCAACTGCCAGAAAGTGTTCAGTTTGCGATCATTTTGGCAGTTGCACTGTTGAGAAGGAAGAGGGATGAGCCAAAAaaccgtgaattttcaaaatggatcaCATCAAATGCTTTGGAATTTTGTgaggaattcaaatatttcacaaaaatgattttttagagatttttttggggatttttgagTTAAATATTCCGGTATGACttccaggatttttgaaaaggatGTCATGCTATCCATTATAaaggattaaaatttcacaagaaatt is from Planococcus citri chromosome 1, ihPlaCitr1.1, whole genome shotgun sequence and encodes:
- the LOC135848593 gene encoding probable serine/threonine-protein kinase kinX isoform X1, which encodes MKILLLLVLKCFIYSKITIVDCIHESEIRDVSLAQVEAEENSLDGISNQGCFRIKRELSIHDDLPLFEAGNLDRSPRRKRASIEKKNKIFFRRRKKKLQRKSKIRKSLLKRGKFTTATPYRHMKKYARGKGKLVRPPGLKYRKGYRFNTFKKTQDVALGIGAGGSASAKKSPPKKRPPIHVRDYERARATRKAARGRAGERKARGEKDPKQERAGGKRKKGGRFSTPGPDEPQGDYYDEDFGNDNDVGEDSYSLPKQPKAPKGGTFGRITKTYPWGNVTKQKKSAKTIKKDSISTDYSDEDNTLLLSDEEQLTDISSEIEALRSDISDERPKHRKNASSSEYEQYSYAEDDSAIVQGDIASEDRSIRVSWPPDSNLDQSKIKKQDAAVERILKGKKSKVRPQKTTLLGKIDYDESEIDKLDAEVERAFKKKKSKARGKESSEYDDPFLELDAGYRDETSYDSIPSTKSGKQKGQKSKTKPKAKKAKTKKSDKSKPMTESEELEINDETEYDDEDAEHAEPKYAPKSGTETENDDEELYSDEGTDTEYYDSDDYETDSDAETYDSEEGTDDTDEETADTVEETADTVEATDTDKETGDTSHDGGNEFDPFYTRVETSTPLRRIPTWKRTQSSNLKQETLYEEYTDTDDDKKKSKQSTTPKKLPKTSQKIPSPSSKKGHETSTDESDEYTSEEYSDQESSDTHKLKKHTSKPKGHETSTYESDEYKSEEYYDQESSSDTDKLKKKTSKPKGHETSTYESDEYNSEEYYDPKSSDTDKLKKKTSKPKDHKTSIHESDEYKSEEMKKKTSKPNKISKKDTKTQAKKIPPKPKHPSKNSHETSTYESDEYESKEYSESESSHSDKNKQIKISSKPSLNSKNNPKTSAAKVTSKVKSTSRKNQVISDHESEYTSEEHTDSEYESDKSFQETTKLKQDKKSKKVTTGKTATKKNQKSKKGHETSMNESEKDSDYSSDYYSDDNNDVKNLGTKDLKVTPSGKPTHKTSLDTTKSKKDIKTSPSSEKTTLKKDTVTKSQASNKIIQREKYLPNQITSGKPSLKTTIKEKQMAEKSTKKSHEVEESEYNSKLTSYEDSSDEINHQDKDSPKRVSFSDEGIKKTTNESHEIPHDESEQLNSITPHADDYPESEGSSNDETKPMAASQSQTTLKIKRTKKGFTTLPTTTTPFNSEEAFKKISSKAAAITKKHVFVYDTKKKAYGLVRADLLHSPKTSQPISSQSTTQPCSPTVNSLSTTPHSETENPDQPTSPHKTEKTLKKRVIRKKNRPRN